Below is a window of Desulfomicrobium apsheronum DNA.
TGGTACGAAAATGCCTGCCATTTCCCGACACATAAGGAGAAGCCATGCCGCATCCGTCAGCAAACAGCCCGTGGTTCACATTCGACACTCCCGCCCATTCCGACCTGCGTGTCTACGCCTTTTCCGGCACCGAAGAAGTCCACAAGCCCTACGAATTTGAAATCGAACTGATCCATGAATCGGCGAGCATTGATTTCGCCGAACTTCTGGGCCGGCCCGCCTGCCTTGGCATCGCCGACAAAAGCGGCGGCGTGCGTCATGTCAGCGGCGTCATCCGCAGTTTCACGCAACTGCACACCGCCAATGTCCATACCCATTATCGCGCCGTTCTGG
It encodes the following:
- a CDS encoding type VI secretion system Vgr family protein, translating into MPHPSANSPWFTFDTPAHSDLRVYAFSGTEEVHKPYEFEIELIHESASIDFAELLGRPACLGIADKSGGVRHVSGVIRSFTQLHTANVHTHYRAVLVPRLWFLGLVTDHRIFQNMSVPRIIEQILKEQNFTGDSYAFKCFFDYAPREYCVQYGETALHFISRLCEEEG